The Terriglobia bacterium genome contains a region encoding:
- a CDS encoding OB-fold domain-containing protein: MPSPRYWRELPNRFRLEAARCRGCGKVAFPARRVCPACRGEAWEPTALSWKGKVVTSTVVVVPPTEFHMEAPYAMAVVETPEGARLMTQVVDCDPATVLPGTEVTLVFRKIRREGHGGILCYGFKGVPAA, encoded by the coding sequence ATGCCGAGCCCGAGATACTGGCGAGAGCTTCCGAACCGCTTCCGTCTCGAGGCCGCGCGGTGCCGGGGCTGCGGAAAGGTGGCCTTCCCCGCCCGCCGCGTCTGTCCCGCGTGCCGGGGGGAGGCTTGGGAGCCGACGGCCCTCTCGTGGAAGGGGAAGGTCGTCACGTCGACGGTGGTCGTGGTGCCCCCGACCGAGTTCCACATGGAGGCGCCCTACGCGATGGCCGTCGTGGAGACGCCGGAGGGGGCGCGTCTGATGACGCAGGTCGTCGACTGCGATCCCGCCACGGTCCTCCCCGGCACCGAGGTCACGCTGGTGTTCCGCAAGATCCGGCGCGAGGGGCACGGCGGGATCCTCTGCTACGGCTTCAAGGGGGTGCCTGCGGCCTAG
- a CDS encoding thiolase domain-containing protein: protein MREVAIVAAGMTRFGELWESSLRDLFVEAASEALRGAGVDRVDSIYVGNMAAGQFVGQEHLGPLMADHLGMAGTAAARVECACASGGVALRSGFLEVASGASDLVLAGGVEKMTDGADVTAVLATAADQETEAYHGITFPGLYAMIARAHMQAHGTTEEDLAWVAVKNHLHGSLNPKAQFHREVKLEEVLRSSMVADPLRLLLCSPVSDGAAAVLLCPLDQAKKYTDRPVKIRGVGFATSSLALADRKDPAFLDAVALSAERAYRMAGIGPADVQVAEVHDCFAIAEICCIEALGLVPVGEGRHSARKGVTGLGGKIPVNTSGGLKSKGHPVGATGIAQAIEIFEQLRGDAGERQVRGARIGLAQNMGGSGASSVVHVFERV from the coding sequence ATGCGCGAGGTGGCGATCGTTGCGGCCGGGATGACCCGGTTCGGCGAGCTGTGGGAATCGAGCCTGCGCGACCTCTTCGTCGAGGCGGCGAGCGAGGCGCTCCGAGGCGCGGGCGTCGACCGGGTCGACTCGATCTACGTCGGGAACATGGCGGCCGGCCAGTTCGTGGGCCAGGAGCACCTCGGCCCGCTGATGGCGGACCACCTCGGGATGGCCGGGACCGCGGCCGCACGGGTCGAGTGCGCGTGCGCGTCCGGCGGGGTCGCTCTCCGCTCGGGATTCCTCGAGGTCGCGTCGGGGGCGAGCGACCTCGTGCTCGCGGGGGGCGTCGAGAAGATGACCGACGGCGCGGACGTCACCGCGGTCCTCGCGACCGCCGCCGATCAGGAGACCGAGGCGTACCACGGGATCACCTTCCCCGGGCTGTACGCCATGATCGCCCGGGCCCACATGCAGGCCCACGGGACGACCGAGGAGGATCTCGCCTGGGTCGCGGTGAAGAACCACCTCCACGGATCGCTGAACCCGAAGGCGCAATTCCACCGCGAGGTCAAGCTCGAGGAGGTGCTGAGGTCGTCCATGGTGGCCGATCCGCTTCGCCTCCTGCTCTGCTCGCCGGTGAGCGACGGGGCCGCGGCCGTGCTGCTGTGTCCCCTCGATCAGGCGAAGAAGTACACCGACCGTCCGGTGAAGATCCGCGGCGTCGGCTTCGCCACGAGCTCGCTGGCGCTCGCCGACCGGAAGGACCCCGCGTTCCTCGACGCGGTCGCGCTGTCGGCGGAGCGGGCGTACCGGATGGCGGGCATCGGCCCCGCCGACGTGCAGGTCGCCGAGGTGCACGACTGCTTCGCGATCGCCGAGATCTGCTGCATCGAGGCGCTCGGGCTCGTGCCCGTGGGGGAGGGGCGCCACTCGGCCCGCAAAGGCGTGACCGGACTCGGCGGGAAGATCCCGGTGAACACCAGCGGCGGCCTCAAATCGAAGGGGCATCCGGTGGGCGCCACCGGCATCGCCCAGGCCATCGAGATCTTCGAGCAGCTGCGCGGCGATGCGGGCGAGCGCCAGGTCCGGGGCGCCCGCATCGGCCTCGCCCAGAACATGGGAGGATCCGGAGCCAGCTCCGTGGTCCACGTCTTCGAGAGGGTGTGA
- a CDS encoding hydroxymethylglutaryl-CoA synthase encodes MAGIVGYGAYVPRNRIKAEVIAAQWGKDPDAIRKGLLLNEKSVPGLDEDTITISVAAGRAAIARAGIDPARVGALYIGSESHPYAVKPSGTIVVEALGIAPEVHVADFEFACKAGTEAMFVALGLVESGRVEYAMGIGADTSQGAPNDALEFSASAGGAAYLFGKDALLADVLETYSFTTDTPDFWRREGEFYPRHGGRFTGEPAYFKHVLAATRGILAKTGLKPSDFRYAVFHMPNGKFPMQAGKDLGFKKEQIETGWIVPTMGNTYSGSSPTGLAAVLDVASPGDLILITSFGSGAGSDSFVLKATALLPERRGRAATVRSMLDGPRRYLTYGEYAKFREKIILND; translated from the coding sequence ATGGCGGGAATCGTGGGGTACGGCGCGTACGTCCCGCGCAACCGGATCAAGGCCGAGGTGATCGCGGCGCAGTGGGGCAAGGACCCCGACGCGATCCGCAAGGGGCTTCTCCTGAACGAGAAGTCGGTGCCCGGCCTCGACGAGGACACGATCACGATCTCGGTCGCGGCCGGACGGGCGGCGATCGCGCGCGCGGGGATCGACCCGGCTCGGGTCGGGGCGCTCTACATCGGATCGGAATCGCACCCGTACGCGGTGAAGCCCAGCGGCACCATCGTCGTCGAGGCGCTCGGGATCGCGCCCGAGGTCCACGTGGCGGACTTCGAGTTCGCCTGCAAGGCCGGGACCGAGGCGATGTTCGTCGCGCTCGGCCTCGTGGAGTCGGGGCGGGTCGAGTACGCCATGGGCATCGGTGCGGACACCTCCCAGGGCGCCCCGAACGACGCGCTGGAGTTCTCCGCGTCCGCCGGCGGGGCCGCCTACCTGTTCGGCAAGGACGCGCTGCTCGCGGACGTGCTGGAGACCTACAGCTTCACCACCGACACGCCGGATTTCTGGCGGCGGGAGGGCGAGTTCTACCCGCGGCACGGGGGCCGGTTCACCGGCGAGCCCGCGTACTTCAAGCACGTGCTGGCGGCGACGCGCGGGATCCTGGCGAAGACGGGGCTCAAGCCGTCCGACTTCCGCTACGCGGTCTTCCACATGCCGAATGGGAAGTTCCCGATGCAGGCCGGGAAGGACCTCGGCTTCAAGAAGGAGCAGATCGAGACCGGCTGGATCGTCCCGACGATGGGGAACACGTACTCCGGCTCCTCGCCCACGGGCCTCGCGGCGGTCCTGGACGTGGCGTCTCCCGGCGACCTGATCCTGATCACCTCGTTCGGGTCGGGCGCGGGCAGCGACTCCTTCGTCCTCAAGGCGACCGCGCTCCTGCCCGAGCGCCGCGGCCGGGCGGCCACCGTGCGCTCGATGCTCGACGGCCCTCGGCGCTACCTGACCTACGGGGAGTACGCCAAGTTCCGCGAGAAGATCATCCTCAACGACTGA
- a CDS encoding superoxide dismutase yields MAYELPALPYSFDALEPWIDARTMEIHHDKHHGAYVNNLNKALEGQPALQSLALPVLLADLNRVPESVRTVVRNNGGGHLNHDMFWKLMKKGGGGEPLGELADAIKAGFGSFAEFKTKLSQAAVGRFGSGWAWLYFQGGKLLVDSTPNQDSPIMSGGKAVLGLDVWEHAYYLKYQNRRPEYVEAWWNVVNWEQALENYRLARK; encoded by the coding sequence ATGGCTTACGAGCTCCCCGCCCTACCGTACTCCTTCGACGCGCTCGAGCCGTGGATCGACGCGCGCACGATGGAGATCCACCACGACAAGCACCACGGCGCCTACGTCAACAATCTGAACAAGGCCCTCGAAGGGCAGCCGGCGCTCCAGTCGCTGGCGCTTCCCGTGCTGCTCGCGGACCTTAACCGCGTCCCGGAATCGGTGCGCACCGTCGTGCGGAACAATGGGGGAGGCCACCTGAACCACGACATGTTCTGGAAACTGATGAAGAAGGGAGGCGGAGGGGAGCCGCTCGGCGAGCTCGCGGACGCCATCAAGGCGGGATTCGGCTCCTTCGCGGAGTTCAAGACGAAGCTCTCCCAGGCGGCCGTCGGCCGATTCGGCTCCGGCTGGGCGTGGCTCTACTTCCAGGGGGGGAAGCTGCTCGTCGACTCGACCCCGAACCAGGACTCGCCCATCATGTCCGGAGGGAAGGCGGTGCTGGGGCTCGACGTCTGGGAGCACGCGTACTACCTCAAGTACCAGAACCGCCGGCCCGAGTACGTCGAAGCTTGGTGGAACGTCGTGAATTGGGAGCAGGCGCTCGAGAACTACCGGCTCGCCCGGAAGTAG
- a CDS encoding ABC transporter ATP-binding protein, with product MIEARGLRKSFGAITAVDGVSFALHRGETFGLLGPNGAGKTTTILLLVGALSPDQGEVLVNGATDPTRPGVRRAIGVAPQSLSLYGELTAEENLAFFGRLYGLRGRVLGERVARGLAFAGLEPRRGDRVSTFSGGMQRRLNLACALVHDPPLLLLDEPTVGVDPQSRNHVFESIEALRRDGRTILYTTHYIEEAQRLCDRVAIMDHGRILALDTVDRLIERHGGPAVIDAVLAKAPEDPSRIPWHLDGTSLRIETDRPLEDVARLASANLPLATLNVRRPDLEAVFLALTGRTLRD from the coding sequence GTGATCGAGGCGCGCGGCCTCCGCAAGTCGTTCGGCGCGATCACGGCGGTGGACGGCGTGTCGTTCGCGCTCCATCGAGGGGAGACGTTCGGTCTCCTCGGCCCGAACGGCGCCGGAAAGACCACGACGATCCTGCTCCTCGTGGGCGCGCTCTCCCCCGATCAAGGCGAGGTCCTCGTGAACGGCGCCACCGATCCGACCCGACCGGGGGTCCGAAGGGCCATCGGGGTGGCCCCCCAGTCCCTCTCGCTCTACGGCGAGCTGACGGCCGAGGAGAACCTCGCGTTCTTCGGGAGGCTGTACGGCCTCCGCGGGCGGGTGCTCGGCGAGCGCGTCGCTCGCGGCCTGGCGTTCGCCGGCCTCGAGCCGCGGCGCGGCGACCGCGTGAGCACGTTCTCCGGCGGCATGCAGCGCCGTCTCAACCTCGCCTGCGCCCTGGTCCACGATCCTCCCCTCCTGCTCCTCGACGAGCCGACGGTCGGCGTCGATCCGCAGTCGCGCAACCACGTCTTCGAGAGCATCGAGGCGCTTCGGCGGGACGGCCGGACGATCCTGTACACGACGCACTACATCGAGGAGGCCCAGCGGCTCTGCGACCGGGTGGCGATCATGGACCACGGCAGGATCCTCGCCCTCGACACCGTGGACCGCCTGATCGAGCGCCACGGCGGGCCCGCGGTGATCGACGCCGTGCTCGCGAAGGCGCCCGAGGACCCTTCGCGGATCCCCTGGCACCTCGACGGGACGTCGCTCCGAATCGAGACGGACCGGCCGCTCGAGGATGTCGCGCGGCTCGCGTCGGCGAATCTCCCGCTGGCGACGCTCAACGTCCGCCGGCCGGACCTCGAGGCGGTGTTCCTGGCCCTCACCGGCCGGACGCTGAGGGACTGA